The Aedes aegypti strain LVP_AGWG chromosome 3, AaegL5.0 Primary Assembly, whole genome shotgun sequence genome contains a region encoding:
- the LOC5575616 gene encoding uncharacterized protein LOC5575616 — protein MIEPGSGSRSVENAARADEAFRRCVVYLTIAALALTGLGYDPHMRSAERKAAEEAEAETEHEEFYTGIEDEAREEEEDVEINWQLNIYVARMLAPVVVCFLIHSIAEINFVRRIYGVGHVVVCVIYKLLSVPKGIDILLLICGFCSEFCFAGKMLLYIYQIVIYSPTPDRSSYVIYGIIAQCFGASILPWIVNELEETWEHFQSFLNLVVTMVQFFLLYPCDFWKDALTEGFDDDNELKFRKLLTIANFGVVALASISNVTLQWFINNNETLLRPLLPFFVGDEFWDTFWNIVFNGISFTFLGFFCIFLSTHQLMIASFLITFLTGVAYLYLEEDIGARLAIPMTAFTFAVALLQLLSMCPPSKLLLLMGSVFTIVNLASYGYFGLLTLFWSSPDIVIVVVWAVNGFYALILLVLSRELVRQKGENAGLDRDRSGSFKTVVTTIT, from the exons ATGATTGAACCGGGAAGCGGATCAAGATCTGTGGAAAACGCAGCCAGAGCCGATGAAGCGTTTCGGCGATGCGTGGTGTATCTAACGATTGCTGCGTTGGCGTTGACCGGGCTTGGATATGACCCGCACATGCGAAGTGCCGAGCGAAAAGCTGCGGAAGAAGCTGAAGCGGAGACGGAGCACGAAGAATTTTATACGGGAATCGAGGACGAAGctcgagaagaagaagaagatgtggaGATCAATTGGCAGCTGAATATCTACGTTGCCCGGATGCTGGCTCCGGTTGTGGTATGCTTCCTAATCCATTCGATAGCAGAAATCAATTTCGTCCGAAGAATCTACGGCGTAGGACACGTAGTAGTGTGTGTTATCTACAAGCTGTTATCCGTTCCAAAGGGCATCGACATCCTATTGTTAATATGTGGATTCTGCTCCGAATTCTGCTTTGCTGGGAAAATGTTGCTGTATATCTACCAGATCGTGATTTATAGTCCAACCCCTGACAGGTCGTCCTATGTCATCTACGGAATCATAGCTCAGTGCTTTGGAGCTTCAATTCTACCGTGGATCGTCAACGAGCTCGAGGAGacttgggaacatttccagagcTTCCTCAACTTGGTCGTTACCATGGTTCAATTCTTTCTTCTATATCCATGTGATTTCTGGAAGGATGCTTTGACGGAAGGATTTGATGATGACAACGAGTTGAAGTTCCGGAAATTACTGACGATAGCCAACTTTGGAGTTGTCGCACTTGCTTCCATCAGCAACGTCACTCTTCAGTG GTTCATCAACAACAACGAAACCCTCCTTCGACCGCTGCTACCGTTTTTCGTGGGAGATGAGTTCTGGGACACATTCTGGAACATCGTATTCAATGGCATCTCTTTCACATTCCTAGGCTTCTTTTGCATATTTCTCTCCACACATCAGCTTATGATAGCATCATTCCTCATCACGTTCCTAACTGGCGTAGCATATCTTTACCTGGAAGAAGATATCGGTGCCCGATTGGCCATTCCAATGACGGCGTTCACCTTTGCCGTGGCCTTGCTGCAGCTACTGTCGATGTGCCCACCGAGTAAGCTTCTGCTACTGATGGGATCCGTCTTCACGATCGTCAACCTGGCTTCGTACGGTTACTTTGGACTGTTGACGCTGTTCTGGAGTTCGCCAGACATTGTGATAGTGGTGGTGTGGGCAGTCAACGGATTTTATGCGTTGATTTTGTTGGTGCTTAGTCGAGAATTGGTACGGCAGAAGGGCGAAAATGCAGGTCTGGACCGAGATCGTAGTGGTAGCTTTAAGACCGTAGTCACGACTATAACCTGA